A DNA window from Microcystis aeruginosa NIES-843 contains the following coding sequences:
- a CDS encoding cation-translocating P-type ATPase — protein MAANADYSAHSSLNLQQPWHTYPVETTLSILGSSAVNGLNREQIAQRIKYYGKNELQERPGRSNWQILLDQFTNIMLLLLIAVAIISGGLDLLALQRGHLAKIGVPFKDTIAILTIVILNGILGYLQESRAEKALAALKKLSSPQVNVIREGQRREIDAVNLVPGDIMLIEAGTQISADGQIIEAFNLQIRESALTGEANSVNKSASIDPLDRDTPLGDRLNFVFTGTEVLQGRAKVIVTNTGMTTELGKIAQMLATVGNEPTPLQKRMTHLGNVLVAGSLILVALTITIGLINAGWSALEELVEVSLSMAVAVVPEGLPAVITLTLALGTQRMVKRQALIRKLPAVETLGSVNVICSDKTGTLTENKMTVREIETINRNFSVTGEGYSPKGQFLDSEQRAIDPKTDLELHHLLIASILCNDASLDLDNGHDSILGDPTEGALLVLGAKAGLNLSLTKQEFPRIAEIPFSSQRKRMSVICQGVNPVLFTKGSPELILEQCLSYQSGLESLPFGDGEKEKVLVANNAMANRGLRVLGLAYKNLIYPPESTEISEDALIWLGMVGMIDAARPEVQIAVARCREAGIRPIMITGDHQLTALAVAKSLGIAQAGALVISGRELDKLSPIQLENIIDKTNIYARVSPEHKLTIVRALQKKGKFVAMTGDGVNDAPALKQADIGIAMGIAGTDVTKEASDMILLDDNFATIVAATEEGRVVYNNIRSFIKYILGSNIGEVITIAASPLLGLATPLTPLQILWMNLVTDGLPALALAVEPASPNIMRRPPFSPQESIFARGLGSYIVRIGIIFSIINITQMLIAVRLDPLFGNTGSWKTMVFTTLCLAQMGHAISVRSSDNLTIEMNPLTNPYLWVAVTLTTIFQLMLIYVPALRDFFGTQFLTKEELLICLGFSTLLFVWVELEKLFTRWYHRR, from the coding sequence ATGGCCGCTAATGCCGACTATTCTGCCCATTCTAGCCTTAACTTGCAACAACCTTGGCATACCTATCCGGTGGAAACCACCCTATCTATCCTCGGTAGTTCGGCTGTTAATGGCCTCAATAGAGAGCAAATCGCCCAAAGAATTAAATATTATGGCAAAAATGAACTACAAGAACGTCCAGGGCGCAGTAATTGGCAAATTCTCCTGGATCAGTTTACCAATATTATGCTCCTCCTCTTAATTGCCGTGGCCATAATTTCCGGAGGACTAGATTTACTGGCATTACAGCGCGGTCATCTGGCTAAAATTGGTGTTCCCTTCAAAGATACGATCGCTATTTTAACAATTGTCATCCTCAATGGCATCCTCGGCTATCTGCAAGAAAGTCGCGCCGAAAAAGCTCTGGCCGCTTTAAAAAAACTCTCCTCTCCCCAAGTTAATGTTATTCGCGAGGGTCAACGCAGAGAAATAGATGCGGTTAATCTTGTCCCCGGGGACATCATGCTGATTGAAGCGGGAACCCAAATCAGCGCCGACGGCCAAATTATCGAAGCTTTTAACCTGCAAATTCGCGAATCGGCCTTGACAGGAGAGGCAAATAGTGTTAATAAATCCGCCTCCATTGACCCCTTAGACAGGGATACTCCCCTTGGCGATCGCTTAAATTTTGTCTTTACCGGAACAGAGGTACTGCAAGGCCGGGCCAAGGTCATCGTTACCAATACGGGGATGACAACGGAATTAGGCAAAATCGCTCAAATGTTAGCAACAGTCGGCAATGAACCCACTCCTCTCCAAAAAAGAATGACTCACTTGGGTAATGTCCTTGTTGCTGGTTCTCTCATTCTAGTTGCCCTGACTATTACCATCGGCCTGATCAATGCCGGTTGGTCGGCCCTAGAGGAATTGGTCGAAGTTTCCCTTAGTATGGCAGTAGCCGTCGTTCCCGAAGGATTACCCGCAGTTATCACCCTGACTCTCGCCCTAGGTACCCAACGCATGGTCAAACGTCAGGCCTTGATTCGTAAACTGCCGGCAGTAGAAACCCTTGGTTCCGTTAATGTGATCTGTTCCGACAAAACTGGGACGCTAACGGAAAATAAAATGACCGTGCGGGAGATAGAGACAATTAATCGCAATTTTTCGGTGACAGGGGAAGGATATAGCCCAAAAGGACAATTTTTAGACTCCGAGCAACGGGCGATCGATCCCAAAACCGATCTAGAATTACATCATCTTTTAATTGCCAGTATCCTCTGCAACGATGCCAGTTTAGACCTCGATAACGGTCACGATAGCATTTTAGGCGATCCCACGGAAGGAGCCTTATTAGTTTTAGGGGCGAAAGCGGGCTTAAATTTATCCCTAACCAAGCAAGAGTTCCCTAGAATCGCTGAAATCCCCTTTTCTTCTCAAAGAAAGCGAATGTCGGTCATTTGTCAAGGAGTCAATCCCGTACTATTTACCAAAGGTTCCCCGGAATTAATCCTTGAACAGTGTCTCTCCTATCAATCGGGATTAGAAAGTCTTCCTTTTGGGGATGGGGAAAAAGAAAAAGTCTTAGTCGCTAACAATGCTATGGCTAACAGGGGTTTGCGAGTCTTAGGATTAGCGTATAAAAACCTGATTTATCCGCCAGAATCAACTGAAATCAGCGAAGATGCCCTAATTTGGTTAGGAATGGTCGGTATGATCGACGCAGCGCGACCGGAGGTACAAATCGCCGTGGCTAGGTGTCGAGAAGCGGGAATCCGTCCAATCATGATCACCGGCGATCATCAATTAACCGCTCTAGCGGTGGCTAAAAGTCTTGGTATTGCCCAAGCAGGAGCTTTAGTCATCTCAGGGCGAGAATTAGATAAATTATCACCAATTCAGCTAGAAAACATCATTGACAAAACTAACATCTATGCCCGTGTCTCCCCCGAACATAAATTAACCATTGTCCGCGCCTTGCAAAAAAAGGGTAAATTTGTTGCTATGACCGGAGATGGGGTGAATGATGCTCCGGCCCTGAAACAAGCAGATATCGGCATTGCCATGGGAATCGCTGGCACCGATGTCACCAAAGAGGCTAGTGATATGATTCTCCTTGATGATAATTTTGCCACTATCGTCGCTGCCACGGAAGAAGGGCGAGTGGTTTATAACAATATTCGCAGTTTTATTAAATATATTCTCGGCAGTAATATCGGGGAAGTGATTACTATCGCTGCTTCGCCTCTTTTGGGTTTAGCTACTCCTCTCACTCCCCTACAAATTCTCTGGATGAATTTAGTTACTGATGGTTTACCTGCTTTAGCTTTGGCAGTGGAACCCGCTTCTCCCAATATTATGCGTCGCCCTCCTTTTAGTCCCCAAGAAAGTATTTTTGCTCGCGGTTTGGGCAGTTATATCGTGAGAATTGGGATTATTTTTTCGATTATTAATATCACTCAAATGTTAATCGCTGTGCGCTTGGATCCGCTTTTTGGTAATACTGGTTCATGGAAAACTATGGTTTTTACTACTCTCTGTTTAGCTCAGATGGGTCATGCCATTTCCGTGCGATCGAGCGATAATCTTACCATAGAAATGAATCCTTTGACTAATCCCTATCTCTGGGTAGCAGTAACCCTGACGACAATTTTTCAACTGATGTTAATCTATGTTCCTGCCCTGCGGGATTTTTTCGGCACTCAATTTTTAACTAAAGAAGAATTATTAATCTGTTTGGGATTTAGTACCTTATTATTCGTTTGGGTGGAGTTAGAAAAATTATTTACCCGTTGGTATCATCGGCGATAA
- a CDS encoding hybrid sensor histidine kinase/response regulator, with protein sequence MTQLTPRPSVLIVDDLPNNVRLLSIMLTEKGYQVRKAINGQMALNTVRSLIPDLILLDINMPDLNGYQVCEQLKADEKTREIPVIFISALDDVLDKVKAFQVGGVDYISKPFQGEEVMARIENQLTISRQKKQLQNEIKERQKTEETLEIYLHAVSHDLRNPVIGMSMILNNLIKNSQGETKEVSRKILQQMANSCDRQLTLIDSLVETRQNDLWGVSLELKPLSLYEIGQQIGQEWELRLKENQATLINNFSPDLPLVNADAHHLWRVFENLLANALKHNPQGIIITLSARLEGNYLRCTIADNGVGISETQRKQLFDRYQRGNNNNQISLGLGLYLCRQIIHAHGGEIGIMNNDEKGSQFWFTLPY encoded by the coding sequence ATGACTCAACTCACACCGCGCCCTAGTGTCTTAATTGTCGATGATTTGCCCAATAATGTGCGGCTATTGTCGATTATGCTCACCGAGAAGGGCTATCAGGTACGCAAAGCGATTAATGGACAGATGGCCCTGAATACAGTGCGATCGCTAATTCCCGACCTGATCCTCCTCGATATTAATATGCCCGATCTCAATGGTTATCAAGTTTGTGAACAGTTAAAAGCTGATGAAAAAACCAGAGAAATTCCCGTGATTTTTATCAGCGCTCTTGATGATGTCTTAGATAAAGTCAAAGCTTTTCAAGTGGGAGGTGTTGATTATATTTCTAAACCTTTTCAAGGGGAAGAAGTGATGGCACGCATCGAAAATCAATTAACTATTTCTCGTCAAAAAAAACAACTACAAAACGAAATTAAAGAACGTCAAAAAACTGAGGAAACTTTAGAAATTTATCTTCATGCTGTCTCTCACGATCTCCGCAATCCCGTGATCGGGATGTCAATGATCTTAAATAATTTAATTAAAAATTCTCAGGGAGAAACTAAAGAAGTATCCCGGAAGATTTTACAACAGATGGCCAACAGTTGCGATCGACAATTAACTTTAATTGATTCTCTCGTCGAAACCCGACAAAATGATCTTTGGGGAGTTTCCCTAGAACTAAAGCCTTTATCTCTCTACGAAATCGGTCAACAAATCGGTCAGGAATGGGAGTTAAGATTAAAGGAAAATCAAGCAACTTTAATTAATAATTTTTCCCCCGATTTACCCTTAGTTAATGCCGATGCTCACCATCTCTGGCGAGTTTTTGAGAATTTATTAGCCAATGCTCTTAAACACAATCCCCAAGGAATAATTATCACTTTATCCGCTAGACTAGAGGGCAATTATCTCCGGTGTACTATTGCCGATAATGGGGTGGGAATTAGCGAAACCCAGAGAAAACAATTATTTGATCGCTATCAACGAGGCAATAATAATAATCAGATTAGTTTAGGACTAGGTTTATATCTATGTCGTCAAATTATCCATGCTCACGGAGGCGAAATTGGCATTATGAATAATGACGAAAAAGGTTCACAATTTTGGTTTACTTTGCCCTACTAA
- a CDS encoding DUF4164 family protein, whose amino-acid sequence MTAETVTYSLESVLKEIKDSIKSVDRKLDTFQKDLDQKLDNLEKSFEQKLDNLEKSFEQKLDNLEKRFDQKLDNLEKSFEQKLDNLEKRFDQKLETLQKNVEQKLDNLQKNVTDVKIGLATLTEKVDSMDNRLIKVEGTQSNQIWTLITLLSGSLIAVGFRAFFMGNNP is encoded by the coding sequence ATGACAGCAGAAACCGTTACCTATTCCCTGGAATCTGTCCTTAAGGAAATTAAAGATAGTATTAAAAGTGTTGATCGAAAGCTAGACACCTTCCAGAAAGATCTTGATCAAAAGCTAGACAATCTCGAAAAAAGTTTCGAGCAAAAGCTAGATAATCTCGAAAAAAGTTTCGAGCAAAAGCTAGATAATCTCGAAAAAAGGTTTGATCAAAAGCTAGATAATCTCGAAAAAAGTTTCGAGCAAAAGCTAGATAATCTCGAAAAAAGGTTTGATCAAAAGCTAGAAACTTTACAGAAAAATGTCGAGCAAAAGCTAGACAACCTACAGAAAAATGTCACCGATGTGAAGATAGGACTAGCAACTTTAACAGAGAAAGTCGATAGTATGGATAATCGACTGATCAAGGTGGAAGGAACCCAAAGTAACCAAATTTGGACATTAATAACTCTCTTGAGTGGTTCCTTGATTGCTGTGGGGTTCCGTGCTTTTTTTATGGGCAACAATCCCTAG
- a CDS encoding M42 family metallopeptidase translates to MDFDHLFDTIATLVLHHSPSGMETEIDRFLLERFQELGLETWQDQAGNVIGKIRGRDSTKKMAITGHKDEIGAIIKVINPDGTLQIRQLGGAFPWIYGEGVVDIIGDRETRSGILSFGSRHISHQSPQKVQQENTPVTWESAWIETKLTPEELDACGVRVGSRVVVGKHRKQPLRLKDYIASYTLDNKASVAILLALAARVINPAVDIYLVASAKEEVGALGALFFTANNRLDALIALEICPLAPEYPIKDGSTPVLLSQDGYGIYDEELNQELRIAAEKAGIPLQLAIISGFGSDASIAMKFGHIAKAACLGFPTQNTHGYEIAHLGAIANCISILEAYCQVI, encoded by the coding sequence ATGGATTTTGATCACCTCTTTGACACTATTGCTACTCTTGTCCTCCATCATTCTCCTAGTGGAATGGAAACGGAAATCGATCGCTTTTTACTAGAACGCTTTCAAGAGTTAGGATTAGAAACATGGCAAGATCAAGCGGGAAATGTCATCGGCAAAATTAGAGGACGAGATTCGACCAAAAAAATGGCTATTACTGGTCATAAAGACGAAATTGGTGCTATTATCAAAGTAATTAATCCCGATGGTACTCTGCAAATTCGCCAACTCGGGGGAGCTTTTCCTTGGATTTACGGAGAGGGAGTGGTGGATATTATCGGTGATAGGGAAACCAGATCGGGGATTCTCTCCTTTGGTTCCCGTCATATTTCCCATCAATCCCCGCAAAAAGTGCAGCAGGAAAACACTCCCGTCACCTGGGAATCCGCATGGATAGAGACGAAATTGACTCCAGAAGAATTAGACGCTTGCGGGGTGCGCGTCGGTAGTCGAGTCGTGGTGGGAAAACACCGAAAACAACCCTTGCGACTAAAAGACTACATTGCCAGTTATACCCTTGATAATAAGGCTTCCGTGGCGATTCTTTTAGCATTAGCGGCCAGAGTAATTAACCCCGCGGTGGATATATATCTGGTTGCCTCAGCTAAGGAGGAGGTAGGAGCATTAGGGGCCTTATTTTTTACCGCAAATAACCGCTTAGATGCTTTAATTGCCCTAGAAATCTGTCCCCTCGCTCCTGAATATCCGATTAAGGATGGCAGCACTCCTGTTTTATTGTCTCAGGATGGTTACGGTATCTATGATGAGGAATTAAATCAAGAATTAAGAATAGCGGCCGAAAAGGCGGGAATACCGCTGCAATTAGCCATTATTAGTGGTTTTGGTAGCGATGCCTCCATCGCCATGAAATTCGGTCATATAGCTAAGGCCGCTTGCTTAGGTTTTCCCACCCAAAACACCCACGGTTATGAAATCGCCCATTTAGGAGCGATAGCTAACTGCATTAGCATATTAGAAGCTTATTGTCAAGTAATTTAG
- a CDS encoding OB-fold nucleic acid binding domain-containing protein, with protein sequence MVKIIGRQSLGRKPVYDIGVEKDHNFLLGNGLIASNCFNKSHSTAYAYVTYQTAYLKANYPVEYMTALLTASSDNQDKVEKYRENCQKMNIDVEPPDINRSQKHFTPIGRKILFGLSAVRNLGENAIEAILKAREATGGKFTSLGDFCERVDLRVINKRALETLIYCGAFDKIQPNRHQLIEDLELVVAWAQKRTKEKESGQMNIFDMLGGSTENKQESEFEQSPSATAVEDFSLQEKLKLEKEHLGFYVSEHPLKALQRAAQVLSPINLADLEEHKTRKKVSAIVLLNAVKKIMTKKGTPMAFLTLEDASGQSEAVIFSDSYERLQKLLVEEATLMVWGKVDRRDDRVQLIIEDAEPIETIKMVMVNLSLQDVVNQNRQNLLKSILQSGDKQKAKVPVIATIGAGTQRQFVRLGQNYWVEDDNSVVESLKVAGFLANSAPLINH encoded by the coding sequence ATGGTTAAAATTATCGGTCGTCAATCCCTGGGAAGGAAACCCGTTTACGATATTGGTGTGGAGAAAGATCATAATTTTTTGCTGGGCAACGGGTTAATTGCCTCCAATTGTTTTAATAAATCTCACTCTACCGCTTATGCTTACGTCACCTATCAAACTGCTTATTTAAAAGCTAATTATCCTGTGGAATATATGACAGCGTTACTAACTGCTAGTAGCGATAATCAGGATAAGGTGGAAAAGTATCGAGAAAACTGTCAGAAAATGAATATCGATGTCGAACCTCCCGACATCAATCGATCGCAAAAACATTTTACCCCGATTGGGCGCAAAATTCTCTTTGGTTTGTCCGCAGTTAGAAATCTGGGCGAAAATGCGATCGAGGCTATTTTAAAAGCGCGGGAAGCAACAGGAGGAAAGTTTACTTCCTTAGGGGATTTTTGCGAGCGTGTTGATTTACGAGTGATCAACAAAAGAGCTTTAGAAACGCTAATTTATTGTGGTGCTTTTGATAAAATTCAACCTAATCGCCATCAATTAATTGAAGATTTAGAATTAGTAGTTGCTTGGGCGCAAAAACGCACCAAAGAGAAAGAAAGTGGTCAAATGAATATTTTTGATATGCTAGGAGGTAGCACAGAAAATAAACAAGAATCCGAGTTTGAACAGTCTCCCAGTGCAACCGCAGTAGAAGATTTTTCCCTACAGGAAAAGTTAAAACTGGAAAAAGAACATTTAGGTTTTTATGTTTCCGAACATCCTTTAAAAGCTTTACAAAGAGCCGCTCAAGTCCTATCTCCTATCAATTTAGCTGACTTAGAAGAACACAAAACCAGAAAAAAAGTTAGTGCAATTGTCCTATTAAATGCCGTCAAGAAAATTATGACCAAAAAAGGGACTCCCATGGCTTTTTTAACCCTAGAAGATGCCTCGGGACAATCGGAAGCGGTGATTTTTTCCGATAGCTACGAACGTCTGCAAAAATTATTAGTGGAGGAAGCAACTTTAATGGTGTGGGGAAAAGTTGATCGCCGAGATGATCGGGTACAATTAATTATCGAAGATGCGGAACCGATCGAAACCATTAAAATGGTGATGGTTAATTTATCGCTGCAAGATGTCGTCAACCAAAATCGTCAAAATCTTCTTAAAAGTATTCTGCAATCGGGAGACAAACAAAAGGCAAAAGTTCCCGTTATTGCCACCATTGGTGCGGGAACTCAGCGTCAATTTGTACGTTTAGGACAAAACTATTGGGTAGAGGATGACAATTCGGTGGTAGAGTCTCTAAAAGTTGCGGGTTTTCTGGCTAATTCTGCACCTCTGATTAATCATTAA